A single region of the Manihot esculenta cultivar AM560-2 chromosome 12, M.esculenta_v8, whole genome shotgun sequence genome encodes:
- the LOC110627300 gene encoding early nodulin-like protein 2: protein MGSQSFLGFLLVIFFLMMVGFLSGSSQAYQFHVGGRDGWVLNPSENYTIWAQKNRFQVNDTLFFKYKKGSNSVLVVIKDDYYSCNIKKPIRSLTDGDSIFKFDRSGPFYFISGNADYCNKGQRLIIVVLAVRPKPQPAPVPVPQSPSPVAAPPSSSPPHLPPSPVESPSDSPTDPSAPEPASGHSSGGFTGLGGLVLGSSIMMGMMFGLA, encoded by the exons ATGGGTTCTCAAAGTTTTCTTGGGTTTTTGCTTGTGATTTTCTTTCTGATGATGGTGGGGTTTCTTTCTGGCTCATCCCAGGCTTATCAGTTTCATGTTGGTGGTAGAGATGGCTGGGTTTTAAATCCTAGTGAGAACTACACTATCTGGGCTCAGAAGAACAGGTTTCAAGTCAATGACACTCTAT TTTTTAAGTACAAGAAAGGATCCAACTCAGTCTTGGTGGTGATCAAGGACGATTATTACTCATGCAACATTAAGAAGCCTATACGGTCCTTAACAGATGGTGACTCCATCTTCAAGTTTGATCGTTCAGGGCCCTTCTACTTCATCTCTGGCAATGCTGATTACTGCAATAAGGGCCAAAGATTGATCATTGTTGTTTTGGCTGTTAGACCCAAACCACAACCTGCTCCTGTTCCTGTTCCTCAATCTCCCTCTCCTGTGGCAGCTCCACCTAGTAGTTCTCCTCCACATCTGCCGCCGTCCCCGGTGGAGTCGCCCAGCGATAGCCCGACAGATCCAAGTGCTCCGGAGCCAGCGTCAGGACATTCTTCTGGCGGTTTCACCGGTTTAGGTGGGTTGGTTTTGGGTTCTAGTATTATGATGGGTATGATGTTTGGGCTAGCTTAA